A stretch of Apis cerana isolate GH-2021 linkage group LG1, AcerK_1.0, whole genome shotgun sequence DNA encodes these proteins:
- the LOC107994901 gene encoding probable serine/threonine-protein kinase DDB_G0282963 isoform X3 — MSTADITLSVSVKMAPGPEHRQEPIAPDKSAENNNSEISNERDNIENSVIVVETLSNQSSNTECASTNTDINSDSTTQSVPTCITSDNKQEEPATLSTLNEGELRALLDEAITYKCPKDREGKSSLFKELLQEAEADETEEGCRIITNSRCLPGSNRRRHKRDSVSERLTHGGSLQNLAQPVTSEFDSSFAYLTSGSSYTYGGNRRKNKKYTGSSVSARQREGGSLPSNVNASHSLASLANLDLLFDKKKGFCEERSTYDWTNKEKSKSLDKPSYNSTKKEEKEKDKKDTKKDLCETEVEIREKRGSKGKYGTNEMLESDNPPPEYKSDYMVIDLGDAEVGTISDRNVGSTLSGVQRPHALDTEDDEGIEMKIIEPRRPQYIPRTTFDIAQTPVDTTIDFSLREHSGKQDKSKISVNGTEVTGSLSFQTFNSVKCGIGGNSSNTSQGKVIPSLCSMMSASLQTQNITMGSRYTAHTTGSGEKKSLDENGNPVQYNGERKKPRRKHTQEPNVIVYSAENVEGHRNIDDIEILINFIENKESKSKKGKPGNPVRVKTSSGAKPRSREKDTKREQLPAKLQKSNSLEEISKTKLEDLTTEKSVSSSGASSISSQHGTINVALRRAKQRSTGDPAIDSRGDRRSWGTEEGQSIYCNDTGDDYASRRNSNKKINPEPEHETEFLVVTKKKKSKKQRRSSSGSRAQNLTTSGSYLQNSRGFSNEYRTPLSPELRRKSASSMPPSDKSDSSDSDSVHSLPVTSNTSKHNLSKIATSSGGTPQASYADIARMATINMTHNSVLNMSTIVPNMLNPSSWPSVPPKTPSEPDKIPQDYYPSLDELQHSDRKTRQHNFTHSNHILNLSFEKPLSPTLTKMKNSTERKKAEAQEEAINKNIQVIKYVQDIEKMRENLTQQEQKTVNFNNHNTTSNEVSITNTVSSKLGSAIINCNPDSDNNNSNCNNNNKETVVNIRCNNPRARRGGFTQNNQNVQNQVPYEDQHFKKVGYTLYDENTKKQNIENSNTHCENKNNLNAGSNDEVESQKTNVINNPKSVQEMQNIESDAKLTKNEKSTKTTKEPNINIKHETIKSGNAHSVNSKQEQQEDSKLKKTKQNSTSDKDQTQKTESQISNKQKVSRPAVILLDETSSDVTKNSELPTELRFGFEINEQLLLSEDSTTEETSSATSVFPSVVPPLINKPPSNFDRYPPIFDKHMRCDKFTPNFIQSPNTHVSQQPLHPVMVQRLPCMGYPPRFPPPTCLPPPPTPPPGIMEKYHHQPKEDFSMLYVAPEEDVNIQTYNHDKIVSFVGLAWDAVMREMPVTAGGRIQFYSGQ, encoded by the exons GATTCGACAACCCAAAGTGTACCAACTTGCATTACATCTGACAATAAACAG gaaGAACCAGCTACTTTATCTACATTAAATGAAGGTGAACTACGTGCACTATTGGATGAAGCTATAACTTATAAGTGTCCAAAGGATCGTGAAGGAAAATCAAGTCTTTTTAAA GAGTTACTTCAAGAAGCAGAAGCTGATGAAACTGAGGAAGGTTGTAGAATAATAACTAATTCACGTTGTTTACCTGGATCAAATCGTAGAAGGCATAAAAGAGATTCTGTATCTGAGAGATTAACTCATGGAGGCTCATTACAAAATTTAGCACAACCTGTTACTTCAGAATTTGATAGTAGTTTTGCTTATTTAACATCTGGATCTAGCTATACTTACGGAGgaaacagaagaaaaaataaaaaatatacaggaTCTAGTGTATCTGCAAGGCAAAGAGAAGGTGGTTCATTACCCTCAAATGTTAATGCATCACACAGTCTTGCTTCATTGgctaatttagatttattatttgataaaaaa aagGGATTCTGTGAAGAAAGATCAACATATGATTGgactaataaagaaaaatctaaatcatTAGATAAACCATCATATAATagtacaaaaaaagaagaaaaagaaaaagataaaaaagatacaaaaaaagatttatgtgAGACTGAAGTTGAAATACGTGAGAAACGAGGTAGCAAAGGAAAATACGGGACAAATGAAATGCTTGAATCCGATAATCCACCACCAGAATATAAATCAGATTACATGGTGATTGATTTAGGTGATGCTGag GTGGGTACTATCAGTGACAGAAATGTGGGATCCACTTTAAGTGGGGTTCAGAGACCTCACGCATTAGACACAGAAGATGATGAaggaattgaaatgaaaattattgaaccTCGTAGACCTCAATATATACCACGCACTACCTTTGACATAGCTCAAACTCCTGTGGATACTACTATAGATTTTTCTCTCCGTGAACATAGCGGAAAGcaagataaatcaaaaatatctgtTAATGGTACAGAAGTAACAGGATCCCTCtcttttcaaacttttaataGTGTGAAATGTGGTATTGGTGGAAACAGTTCTAATACTAGTCAGGGTAAAGTAATTCCAAGTTTATGCTCCATGATGTCTGCATCCTTACAAACACAGAATATCACAATGG GCTCGAGGTATACAGCGCATACTACTGGatctggagaaaaaaaatcgttggaTGAAAATGGAAATCCAGTACAATATAATGGAGAACGAAAAAAACCTAGAAGAAAGCATACTCAAGAACCTAATGTTATTGTATATAGTGCTGAAAATGTTGAAGGACATCGCAACATtgatgatattgaaattttaattaattttattgaaaataaagaatcaaaaaGCAAAAAAGGAAAGCCAGGTAATCCAGTGAGAGTAAAAACTAGTTCAGGTGCAAAACCAAGAAGCAGAGAAAAAGATACTAAAAGGGAACAGTTACCAGCAAAATTACAGAAGTCTAATTCACTTGAAGAAATATCTAAGACTAAACTTGAAGACCTTACAACAGAGAAAAGCGTCAGTTCGAGTGGTGCCAGTAGTATATCAAGTCAACATG GTACAATCAATGTTGCCTTACGTCGTGCGAAACAAAGAAGCACGGGAGACCCAGCTATCGATAGTCGCGGTGATAGACGATCTTGGGGAACAGAAGAAGGTCAGTCTATATATTGTAATGATACCGGAGATGATTATGCTAGTCGTcgaaattccaataaaaaaatcaatccagAACCTGAACATGAAACAGAATTCCTGGTAgttacgaaaaagaaaaaaagtaaaaaacagAGAAGAAGTTCCAGTGGAAGTAGAGCACAAAATTTAACAACATCTGGATCTTATCTTCAAAATTCAAGAGGATTCTCTAATGAATATAGAACACCACTTTCTCCTGAACTTAGAAGAAAATCTGCAAGTAGTATGCCACCAag tGATAAATCGGACAGTAGTGATTCTGATTCTGTCCATTCATTACCAGTCACATCAAACACGTCCaaacataatttatcaaaaatagctACCTCATCGGGTGGAACGCCGCAAGCTAGTTATGCGGATATAGCTCGTATGGCAACTATTAATATGACTCACAATTCAGTGTTAAATATGTCTACAATAGTTCCAAATATGTTAAATCCATCTTCATGGCCTAGTGTGCCACCTAAGACGCCCTCAGAACCAGATAAAATTCCTCAAGATTATTATCCTAGCTTAGATGAATTACAACACTCTGACAGAAAAACAAGGCAACATAATTTCACCCATTCAAATCATATTTTGAACTTAAGTTTTGAAAAACCACTTTCACCAACTttgacaaaaatgaaaaattcaacagaaaggaaaaaagccGAAGCTCAAGAAGaagctattaataaaaatatacaagttattaaatatgtacaagatattgaaaaaatgcgTGAAAATTTAACACAACAAGAACAAAAaactgtaaattttaataatcataatacaaCATCAAACGAAGTTTCAATAACGAATACAGTGTCATCAAAACTTGGCAgtgcaataataaattgtaatcctgattctgataataataattccaattgcaacaataataataaggagACAGTTGTAAATATAAGGTGTAATAATCCTCGAGCACGCCGAGGAGGTTTCAcacaaaataatcaaaatgtaCAAAATCAAGTACCATATGAAGATCAACATTTTAAGAAAGTTGGATATACACTTTAcgatgaaaatacaaaaaaacagaatattgaaaattctaatacacattgtgaaaataaaaataatttgaatgctGGTTCAAATGATGAAGTTGAATCACAAAAAACCAATGTCATAAATAATCCAAAATCAGTGCaagaaatgcaaaatattGAATCAGATGCTAAGTtgacaaaaaatgaaaaatcaacaaaaactACAAAAGaaccaaatattaatattaagcatGAAACAATTAAATCAGGAAATGCACATTCTGTAAATTCGAAACAAGAACAACAAGAAGattctaaattgaaaaaaacgaaacaaaattccACATCAGATAAAGATCAAACGCAAAAAACAGAATcacaaatatctaataaacagAAAGTTTCGAGGCCCGCGGTTATATTACTAGATGAAACTTCATCAGATGTTACCAAGAATAGTGAATTGCCAACAGAACTTAGGTTCGGATTTGAAATTAACGAACAACTTTTATTATCAGAAGATTCGACGACCGAAGAGACTTCAAGTGCCACTTCTGTGTTTCCTTCTGTAGTTCCACCACTTATAAACAAACCACCTTCTAATTTTGATAGATATCCTCCGATATTTGATAAACACATGAGATGTGATAAATTTACGCCTAATTTCATACAATCTCCAAATACGCATGTAAGTCAGCAACCTTTGCATCCGGTGATGGTACAACGATTACCGTGTATGGGTTATCCTCCAAGATTTCCTCCTCCTACATGTCTACCACCACCACCTACACCTCCGCCAGGAATAATGGAGAAATATCATCATCAACCAAAAGAAGACTTTTCTATGCTTTATGTTGCACCTGAAGAAGACGTTAATATACAAACATATAATCATGATAAAATCGTCTCATTTGTTGGTTtag caTGGGACGCTGTTATGAGAGAAATGCCAGTAACTGCAGGTGGTCGTATACAGTTCTACAGTGGTCAGTGA
- the LOC107994901 gene encoding probable serine/threonine-protein kinase DDB_G0282963 isoform X1 produces MSTADITLSVSVKMAPGPEHRQEPIAPDKSAENNNSEISNERDNIENSVIVVETLSNQSSNTECASTNTDINSDSTTQSVPTCITSDNKQEEPATLSTLNEGELRALLDEAITYKCPKDREGKSSLFKELLQEAEADETEEGCRIITNSRCLPGSNRRRHKRDSVSERLTHGGSLQNLAQPVTSEFDSSFAYLTSGSSYTYGGNRRKNKKYTGSSVSARQREGGSLPSNVNASHSLASLANLDLLFDKKKGFCEERSTYDWTNKEKSKSLDKPSYNSTKKEEKEKDKKDTKKDLCETEVEIREKRGSKGKYGTNEMLESDNPPPEYKSDYMVIDLGDAEVGTISDRNVGSTLSGVQRPHALDTEDDEGIEMKIIEPRRPQYIPRTTFDIAQTPVDTTIDFSLREHSGKQDKSKISVNGTEVTGSLSFQTFNSVKCGIGGNSSNTSQGKVIPSLCSMMSASLQTQNITMEGSRYTAHTTGSGEKKSLDENGNPVQYNGERKKPRRKHTQEPNVIVYSAENVEGHRNIDDIEILINFIENKESKSKKGKPGNPVRVKTSSGAKPRSREKDTKREQLPAKLQKSNSLEEISKTKLEDLTTEKSVSSSGASSISSQHGTINVALRRAKQRSTGDPAIDSRGDRRSWGTEEGQSIYCNDTGDDYASRRNSNKKINPEPEHETEFLVVTKKKKSKKQRRSSSGSRAQNLTTSGSYLQNSRGFSNEYRTPLSPELRRKSASSMPPSDKSDSSDSDSVHSLPVTSNTSKHNLSKIATSSGGTPQASYADIARMATINMTHNSVLNMSTIVPNMLNPSSWPSVPPKTPSEPDKIPQDYYPSLDELQHSDRKTRQHNFTHSNHILNLSFEKPLSPTLTKMKNSTERKKAEAQEEAINKNIQVIKYVQDIEKMRENLTQQEQKTVNFNNHNTTSNEVSITNTVSSKLGSAIINCNPDSDNNNSNCNNNNKETVVNIRCNNPRARRGGFTQNNQNVQNQVPYEDQHFKKVGYTLYDENTKKQNIENSNTHCENKNNLNAGSNDEVESQKTNVINNPKSVQEMQNIESDAKLTKNEKSTKTTKEPNINIKHETIKSGNAHSVNSKQEQQEDSKLKKTKQNSTSDKDQTQKTESQISNKQKVSRPAVILLDETSSDVTKNSELPTELRFGFEINEQLLLSEDSTTEETSSATSVFPSVVPPLINKPPSNFDRYPPIFDKHMRCDKFTPNFIQSPNTHVSQQPLHPVMVQRLPCMGYPPRFPPPTCLPPPPTPPPGIMEKYHHQPKEDFSMLYVAPEEDVNIQTYNHDKIVSFVGLAWDAVMREMPVTAGGRIQFYSGQ; encoded by the exons GATTCGACAACCCAAAGTGTACCAACTTGCATTACATCTGACAATAAACAG gaaGAACCAGCTACTTTATCTACATTAAATGAAGGTGAACTACGTGCACTATTGGATGAAGCTATAACTTATAAGTGTCCAAAGGATCGTGAAGGAAAATCAAGTCTTTTTAAA GAGTTACTTCAAGAAGCAGAAGCTGATGAAACTGAGGAAGGTTGTAGAATAATAACTAATTCACGTTGTTTACCTGGATCAAATCGTAGAAGGCATAAAAGAGATTCTGTATCTGAGAGATTAACTCATGGAGGCTCATTACAAAATTTAGCACAACCTGTTACTTCAGAATTTGATAGTAGTTTTGCTTATTTAACATCTGGATCTAGCTATACTTACGGAGgaaacagaagaaaaaataaaaaatatacaggaTCTAGTGTATCTGCAAGGCAAAGAGAAGGTGGTTCATTACCCTCAAATGTTAATGCATCACACAGTCTTGCTTCATTGgctaatttagatttattatttgataaaaaa aagGGATTCTGTGAAGAAAGATCAACATATGATTGgactaataaagaaaaatctaaatcatTAGATAAACCATCATATAATagtacaaaaaaagaagaaaaagaaaaagataaaaaagatacaaaaaaagatttatgtgAGACTGAAGTTGAAATACGTGAGAAACGAGGTAGCAAAGGAAAATACGGGACAAATGAAATGCTTGAATCCGATAATCCACCACCAGAATATAAATCAGATTACATGGTGATTGATTTAGGTGATGCTGag GTGGGTACTATCAGTGACAGAAATGTGGGATCCACTTTAAGTGGGGTTCAGAGACCTCACGCATTAGACACAGAAGATGATGAaggaattgaaatgaaaattattgaaccTCGTAGACCTCAATATATACCACGCACTACCTTTGACATAGCTCAAACTCCTGTGGATACTACTATAGATTTTTCTCTCCGTGAACATAGCGGAAAGcaagataaatcaaaaatatctgtTAATGGTACAGAAGTAACAGGATCCCTCtcttttcaaacttttaataGTGTGAAATGTGGTATTGGTGGAAACAGTTCTAATACTAGTCAGGGTAAAGTAATTCCAAGTTTATGCTCCATGATGTCTGCATCCTTACAAACACAGAATATCACAATGG AAGGCTCGAGGTATACAGCGCATACTACTGGatctggagaaaaaaaatcgttggaTGAAAATGGAAATCCAGTACAATATAATGGAGAACGAAAAAAACCTAGAAGAAAGCATACTCAAGAACCTAATGTTATTGTATATAGTGCTGAAAATGTTGAAGGACATCGCAACATtgatgatattgaaattttaattaattttattgaaaataaagaatcaaaaaGCAAAAAAGGAAAGCCAGGTAATCCAGTGAGAGTAAAAACTAGTTCAGGTGCAAAACCAAGAAGCAGAGAAAAAGATACTAAAAGGGAACAGTTACCAGCAAAATTACAGAAGTCTAATTCACTTGAAGAAATATCTAAGACTAAACTTGAAGACCTTACAACAGAGAAAAGCGTCAGTTCGAGTGGTGCCAGTAGTATATCAAGTCAACATG GTACAATCAATGTTGCCTTACGTCGTGCGAAACAAAGAAGCACGGGAGACCCAGCTATCGATAGTCGCGGTGATAGACGATCTTGGGGAACAGAAGAAGGTCAGTCTATATATTGTAATGATACCGGAGATGATTATGCTAGTCGTcgaaattccaataaaaaaatcaatccagAACCTGAACATGAAACAGAATTCCTGGTAgttacgaaaaagaaaaaaagtaaaaaacagAGAAGAAGTTCCAGTGGAAGTAGAGCACAAAATTTAACAACATCTGGATCTTATCTTCAAAATTCAAGAGGATTCTCTAATGAATATAGAACACCACTTTCTCCTGAACTTAGAAGAAAATCTGCAAGTAGTATGCCACCAag tGATAAATCGGACAGTAGTGATTCTGATTCTGTCCATTCATTACCAGTCACATCAAACACGTCCaaacataatttatcaaaaatagctACCTCATCGGGTGGAACGCCGCAAGCTAGTTATGCGGATATAGCTCGTATGGCAACTATTAATATGACTCACAATTCAGTGTTAAATATGTCTACAATAGTTCCAAATATGTTAAATCCATCTTCATGGCCTAGTGTGCCACCTAAGACGCCCTCAGAACCAGATAAAATTCCTCAAGATTATTATCCTAGCTTAGATGAATTACAACACTCTGACAGAAAAACAAGGCAACATAATTTCACCCATTCAAATCATATTTTGAACTTAAGTTTTGAAAAACCACTTTCACCAACTttgacaaaaatgaaaaattcaacagaaaggaaaaaagccGAAGCTCAAGAAGaagctattaataaaaatatacaagttattaaatatgtacaagatattgaaaaaatgcgTGAAAATTTAACACAACAAGAACAAAAaactgtaaattttaataatcataatacaaCATCAAACGAAGTTTCAATAACGAATACAGTGTCATCAAAACTTGGCAgtgcaataataaattgtaatcctgattctgataataataattccaattgcaacaataataataaggagACAGTTGTAAATATAAGGTGTAATAATCCTCGAGCACGCCGAGGAGGTTTCAcacaaaataatcaaaatgtaCAAAATCAAGTACCATATGAAGATCAACATTTTAAGAAAGTTGGATATACACTTTAcgatgaaaatacaaaaaaacagaatattgaaaattctaatacacattgtgaaaataaaaataatttgaatgctGGTTCAAATGATGAAGTTGAATCACAAAAAACCAATGTCATAAATAATCCAAAATCAGTGCaagaaatgcaaaatattGAATCAGATGCTAAGTtgacaaaaaatgaaaaatcaacaaaaactACAAAAGaaccaaatattaatattaagcatGAAACAATTAAATCAGGAAATGCACATTCTGTAAATTCGAAACAAGAACAACAAGAAGattctaaattgaaaaaaacgaaacaaaattccACATCAGATAAAGATCAAACGCAAAAAACAGAATcacaaatatctaataaacagAAAGTTTCGAGGCCCGCGGTTATATTACTAGATGAAACTTCATCAGATGTTACCAAGAATAGTGAATTGCCAACAGAACTTAGGTTCGGATTTGAAATTAACGAACAACTTTTATTATCAGAAGATTCGACGACCGAAGAGACTTCAAGTGCCACTTCTGTGTTTCCTTCTGTAGTTCCACCACTTATAAACAAACCACCTTCTAATTTTGATAGATATCCTCCGATATTTGATAAACACATGAGATGTGATAAATTTACGCCTAATTTCATACAATCTCCAAATACGCATGTAAGTCAGCAACCTTTGCATCCGGTGATGGTACAACGATTACCGTGTATGGGTTATCCTCCAAGATTTCCTCCTCCTACATGTCTACCACCACCACCTACACCTCCGCCAGGAATAATGGAGAAATATCATCATCAACCAAAAGAAGACTTTTCTATGCTTTATGTTGCACCTGAAGAAGACGTTAATATACAAACATATAATCATGATAAAATCGTCTCATTTGTTGGTTtag caTGGGACGCTGTTATGAGAGAAATGCCAGTAACTGCAGGTGGTCGTATACAGTTCTACAGTGGTCAGTGA